One window of the Homalodisca vitripennis isolate AUS2020 unplaced genomic scaffold, UT_GWSS_2.1 ScUCBcl_3801;HRSCAF=9557, whole genome shotgun sequence genome contains the following:
- the LOC124372709 gene encoding zinc finger BED domain-containing protein 4-like, translated as MGLEPKKLIQEVSTRWNSTFYMVSRFVELQDAVKTTIALINKNLPVLSEEEWGLCKELSTILRPFEEVTSQISGERYVTGSQVIPLTRGLMSVCKKMQKEPFKPVIQNIINELLHGLEKRMENVEHSKTIALATLLDPRFKLAVFKDETAKQLIKKTCTELLAAIWTETHGKPCTADDEEIGNTQNKDGNVDSAKFSVWEDVDNIIAKEKPTGTKTSAAIVELNRYLDDSYLGRKKDPMGWWKENQHVYPIMSKLVKLKFNVMATSVPCERLFSKAGNFLTERRSRLSSKRAEQLLFLNGNLNLLQ; from the exons ATGGGCCTTGAgccaaaaaaacttattcaagagGTTTCAACGAGATGGAACTCTACATTTTATATGGTTTCCAGATTTGTAGAGCTGCAGGACGCGGTAAAAACTACTatcgctttaataaataaaaatttacctgttttgtCAGAGGAAGAGTGGGGATTATGCAAAGAGCTAAGCACAATCTTACGTCCTTTTGAGGAGGTCACTTCACAGATTAGTGGGGAACGCTACGTGACAGGTAGCCAAGTGATACCCCTAACAAGAGGCCTGATGTCCGtgtgtaaaaaaatgcaaaaggagccattcaaaccagttattcaaaatattattaatgaactgCTGCATGGTCTCGAGAAACGCATGGAAAATGTTGAACACAGCAAAACAATAGCACTTGCTACTCTTTTAGATCCCAGATTCAAACTTGCTGTCTTCAAAGACGAAACTGCAAAGCAATTGATCAAAAAAACATGTACAGAACTTTTAGCTGCAATCTGGACAGAGACACATGGCAAACCTTGCACAGCAGATGATGAAGAAATTGGTAACACTCAAAACAAAGATGGCAACGTAGATTCCGCAAAATTTTCCGTCTGGGAGGACGTTGACAACATAATTGCCAAGGAGAAACCTACAG GTACGAAGACCTCCGCTGCAATTGTCGAGTTGAACCGGTACTTAGATGACAGCTATCTAGGACGGAAAAAAGATCCTATGGGCTGGTGGAAAGAGAATCAACATGTATACCCTATTATGAGCAAAttggtgaaattaaaatttaacgtcATGGCTACATCCGTCCCATGTGAACGACTTTTTTCTAAAGCAGGAAATTTTTTGACAGAACGCCGATCAAGACTGAGTTCAAAACGAGCAGAGCAGTTGCTGTTTTTGAATGGAAATCTAAATCTTCTACAGTAA